In Leptospiraceae bacterium, one DNA window encodes the following:
- a CDS encoding MCP four helix bundle domain-containing protein, translating to MKLAVKLALGFLVVIVLLLINAYLGISKLRELNDIIDVITKQRWPRAQLAMDITNYSGEIGISIRNMVLAQTKEEQLKQKERVLEVRGKLGEIIEKLKETITNPKAKELLQKIIESRVKYVEGQNAIIAFVESGKTEDARTYLQTDLRPVLRAYQESAKALSDFQGELVNVSGREAQETFQLSLKILIGVTILAVFLAIIAALFLTRNIVTQIGGEPEYVAEIANKVSGGDLTIDVQIKKNDSVSVLYAMRNMVVKLSKIVTEVRANAETLSSAAEEVSATVQSLSQSTSEQAASVEETSASLEEMGATINQNATNAKQTDSIATKAAKDGLEGGNSVQETVKAMRLIAEKIGIVEDIAYQTNLLALNAAIEAARAGEHGKGFAVVASEVRKLAERSQIAANEISGLAGSSVQIAEKAGSLIQEIVPAINKTADLVQEIAASSEEQSSGVSQLNKAMGQIDQVTQQNASASEELASTAEELSSQAESLKQSMEFFKISDETEHSTFKGKKEVYKKVSNFAHPETTKKPQPVAKKTPVVHPSHTDDNEDDFEKF from the coding sequence ATGAAATTAGCGGTCAAACTTGCATTAGGGTTTTTGGTGGTAATTGTACTTTTACTTATCAATGCATATTTAGGAATTTCCAAGTTAAGAGAATTAAACGATATTATAGACGTAATTACAAAGCAAAGATGGCCAAGGGCACAACTTGCCATGGATATAACGAATTACTCAGGAGAAATCGGAATCAGTATCAGAAACATGGTACTAGCTCAAACTAAAGAAGAACAATTAAAACAAAAAGAAAGGGTTTTAGAAGTCAGAGGGAAATTAGGCGAAATCATTGAGAAACTAAAAGAGACTATCACCAATCCAAAAGCCAAAGAGCTACTCCAAAAAATTATAGAAAGCAGAGTAAAATACGTTGAAGGTCAAAATGCCATAATTGCTTTTGTCGAGTCAGGGAAAACAGAAGACGCAAGAACCTATCTACAAACAGACCTTCGCCCTGTTTTACGAGCCTACCAAGAAAGTGCAAAAGCCCTATCTGATTTTCAAGGAGAGCTTGTAAATGTTAGCGGAAGAGAAGCACAGGAAACCTTCCAGCTATCTCTAAAAATTTTAATCGGTGTGACAATCCTTGCGGTCTTTCTTGCAATTATCGCAGCTCTATTCTTAACAAGAAATATAGTCACCCAAATCGGTGGAGAGCCTGAGTATGTAGCCGAAATAGCAAATAAAGTATCAGGCGGAGATTTGACTATAGATGTTCAGATAAAAAAGAACGATTCTGTAAGCGTTCTATATGCTATGAGAAACATGGTAGTGAAGTTATCTAAGATTGTTACTGAAGTGAGGGCAAATGCAGAAACCCTATCTTCTGCGGCAGAGGAAGTTTCCGCAACCGTTCAGTCTCTATCCCAATCCACATCAGAGCAAGCAGCAAGCGTAGAAGAGACGAGTGCCTCTCTCGAAGAAATGGGTGCTACCATCAATCAAAACGCCACAAACGCAAAACAAACCGACTCCATTGCAACTAAGGCAGCCAAAGACGGTTTAGAAGGTGGAAATTCAGTTCAAGAAACAGTAAAAGCAATGAGACTTATCGCAGAAAAAATAGGAATAGTAGAAGACATTGCCTATCAAACTAACCTACTCGCACTAAACGCAGCCATTGAAGCAGCAAGAGCCGGTGAACACGGAAAAGGTTTTGCTGTAGTTGCAAGTGAAGTTAGAAAACTCGCAGAAAGAAGTCAAATTGCAGCAAATGAGATTTCAGGACTTGCAGGCTCAAGCGTTCAAATCGCAGAAAAAGCAGGCAGCCTGATTCAGGAAATCGTACCCGCAATCAACAAAACTGCAGACCTTGTTCAAGAAATTGCAGCATCGAGTGAAGAGCAGTCTTCCGGCGTAAGTCAATTGAATAAGGCAATGGGGCAAATAGATCAAGTTACACAACAAAATGCGTCTGCATCTGAAGAGCTTGCCTCCACTGCAGAAGAATTGTCCAGTCAAGCAGAAAGTCTAAAACAAAGTATGGAGTTTTTCAAAATTTCAGACGAGACAGAACATTCTACATTCAAAGGGAAAAAGGAAGTCTATAAAAAAGTGTCTAATTTTGCTCACCCGGAAACTACAAAGAAGCCTCAACCAGTAGCTAAAAAAACTCCAGTAGTACATCCATCTCATACAGACGATAACGAAGATGATTTTGAAAAATTTTAG
- a CDS encoding protein-glutamate O-methyltransferase CheR gives MEFPELTDREFKLFQKLIYEKAGISMSEAKKALISNRLAKRIRHFDLNTYLEYYKLIESNSYPEESQILVDLLTTNETYFFREQIHFDFLKNEILQNPYSLKNFRVWSAASSSGEEAYSIAMILSEKLGHTPWEIIGSDISIRILEKAKKGIYLLSKSTGIPKNYLKKYCLRGVNAQEGHLKIINEIKSKVHFYQINLNEPLPDIGKFNVVFLRNVMIYFDNDTRKKIIENILPTIEDKGYLFIGHSETLFGITDSLKNIKPTIYQKK, from the coding sequence ATGGAATTCCCGGAATTAACTGATAGAGAATTCAAGCTATTCCAAAAACTGATTTATGAAAAAGCAGGAATCAGTATGTCGGAAGCCAAGAAAGCTCTAATATCAAATCGTCTTGCAAAAAGAATTCGACATTTTGATCTTAACACGTATTTAGAATATTACAAATTAATTGAAAGCAATTCCTACCCGGAAGAAAGCCAGATTTTAGTCGATTTACTCACCACAAACGAAACCTATTTTTTTAGAGAGCAAATCCACTTCGATTTTTTAAAAAATGAAATACTTCAAAACCCCTACTCTTTGAAAAACTTCAGAGTATGGAGTGCTGCGTCCTCATCGGGTGAAGAAGCCTATAGTATAGCCATGATTCTTTCCGAAAAATTGGGACACACCCCCTGGGAAATTATAGGCTCTGATATAAGCATTCGGATTTTAGAGAAAGCAAAAAAAGGGATTTATTTATTATCAAAGTCCACCGGAATTCCAAAAAACTACTTAAAAAAATATTGCTTAAGAGGAGTCAATGCACAGGAAGGACACCTAAAAATAATCAACGAAATCAAATCCAAAGTTCATTTCTATCAAATCAATTTAAATGAGCCACTCCCTGATATAGGAAAATTCAACGTAGTATTTTTAAGAAATGTGATGATCTACTTCGATAACGATACAAGAAAAAAAATCATCGAAAATATCTTGCCTACAATAGAAGACAAGGGCTATCTTTTTATAGGACATTCTGAAACACTTTTCGGAATCACAGACAGCCTGAAAAATATAAAACCTACCATCTATCAAAAGAAATGA
- a CDS encoding purine-binding chemotaxis protein CheW — MEEKKYDENQFLTFMLGGEVFGIGILHIKEIIEYGGLTFVPMMPPFIRGVINLRGNVVPVIDMSVRFGQEQTPITKKTCIVIIEAKFSNEKLDIGVLVDSVNEVIDITPSEIEPPPSFGTKIQIDFIYGMGKIDGKFIILLNVNKVLSTSELAVIEEKTNLTKEIRQEA; from the coding sequence ATGGAAGAAAAAAAATACGACGAAAACCAATTTCTCACCTTCATGCTCGGCGGAGAAGTTTTTGGAATAGGAATACTGCACATCAAAGAGATTATAGAATACGGTGGGCTGACCTTTGTCCCAATGATGCCCCCATTTATCAGGGGGGTCATCAATCTCAGAGGAAATGTAGTCCCTGTAATTGATATGAGTGTAAGATTTGGTCAAGAACAAACCCCGATCACAAAAAAAACCTGTATCGTGATTATTGAAGCAAAATTTTCCAACGAAAAATTAGATATAGGTGTTTTGGTTGACTCTGTAAACGAAGTGATCGATATTACTCCATCAGAAATAGAGCCTCCTCCTTCCTTTGGAACAAAAATTCAAATAGATTTCATTTACGGAATGGGGAAGATTGACGGAAAGTTTATTATTCTATTGAATGTAAACAAAGTTTTATCTACAAGTGAGCTTGCGGTTATAGAAGAAAAAACAAATCTTACAAAAGAAATTCGACAAGAAGCTTAA
- a CDS encoding chemotaxis protein CheD gives MNLPENILDVFLQPGDFYWGDSETRIRTLLGSCVSFCLWHPYLKIGGMCHYMLPSRGVRRNLENRLDGRYADEAMEMFLIEIERANTKPQEYKVKLFGGASMFSDMNLRINKQSENTDFIRLQDMGTRNIEKARQLVETFRLNVTSENLGGTRHRRLHFDLWSGNVWLKRQETNE, from the coding sequence ATGAATCTACCAGAAAATATTCTTGACGTATTCTTGCAACCGGGTGATTTCTATTGGGGCGATTCTGAAACCAGAATAAGGACACTGCTTGGGTCTTGTGTTTCATTTTGTTTGTGGCATCCTTACTTAAAGATTGGTGGAATGTGCCACTATATGCTCCCAAGTAGGGGCGTTAGGCGAAATCTTGAAAATCGACTTGACGGGAGATATGCCGATGAAGCTATGGAGATGTTTTTAATCGAGATAGAAAGAGCCAATACAAAACCTCAAGAGTACAAGGTAAAACTATTTGGAGGTGCGAGTATGTTTTCTGATATGAATTTGAGAATAAACAAACAATCCGAAAATACAGATTTTATTCGTCTCCAAGACATGGGAACAAGGAATATAGAAAAAGCCAGACAATTGGTAGAAACATTTAGACTGAATGTTACGAGTGAAAATCTTGGTGGCACAAGACACAGAAGACTTCATTTTGATTTATGGAGTGGTAACGTATGGCTAAAAAGACAAGAGACAAACGAATAA